From Acidimicrobiales bacterium, one genomic window encodes:
- a CDS encoding malate synthase G, whose amino-acid sequence MVTIGSLEIAPVLHDFVETQLTPGSGVSAVEFWAALEAIVTDLGPRNAALLARRDELQARIDEWHTNHRDNPDHAAYIDFLRSIGYLDDAPTDVSIRTENVDTEITSTAGPQLVVPLDNARYALNAANARWGSFYDALYGTDVISDEGGAEAGTGYNPVRGAKVIAHARRFLDTHFPLAAGSHADATGYSVVDGALVVGLGDTSSGLADTTQFVGHSGDAADPASILVRKHGLHADIRIDRTDRIGKDDAAGVADIDLESAVSTIMDCEDSVSAVDADDKVVVYRHWLGLMKGDLVATFPKGGQTLERRLNADRAYTAADGSELVLQGRSLMLVRNVGHHLTTDAVTHDGEPIAETILDAMVTALAAKHDLLGHGAFRNSRTGSIYIVKPKMHGPDEVAWACELFGRVEDALGLERHTMKMGIMDEERRTSLNLAAAIEQAADRVVFINTGFLDRTGDEIHTDMEAGPVLPKGEMKGATWLLAYEDANVDTGLACGLQNRAQIGKGMWAKPSEMAEMVETKVGHPSAGATCAWVPSPTAATLHATHYFDVNVAARQEELLSRTPRPIEELTAIPLLDRDLTAEQIQTELDNNSQSILGYIVRWVGIGVGCSTVPDIEDVGLMEDLATLRISSQHVANWLHHGVLTEAQVRETMGRMAAIVDKQNADDADYHPMATDLEHSIPFQAALELVLGGRDEHNGYTERILRKNRRAMKASLTA is encoded by the coding sequence ATGGTCACGATCGGTTCTCTCGAGATTGCCCCGGTTCTGCACGACTTCGTGGAGACACAACTGACGCCCGGCAGCGGCGTGTCGGCGGTCGAGTTCTGGGCCGCGCTCGAGGCGATCGTCACCGACCTCGGTCCCCGCAACGCCGCGCTTCTCGCCCGCCGCGACGAGCTCCAGGCCCGGATCGACGAGTGGCACACCAACCATCGCGACAACCCTGACCATGCGGCCTACATCGACTTCCTGCGCAGCATCGGCTACCTCGACGACGCGCCCACCGACGTGTCGATCCGCACCGAGAACGTCGACACCGAGATCACGTCGACCGCGGGACCGCAGCTCGTCGTCCCGCTCGACAACGCCCGCTACGCCCTCAACGCCGCCAACGCCCGATGGGGCAGCTTCTACGACGCCCTCTACGGCACCGATGTGATCAGCGACGAGGGCGGCGCCGAGGCAGGCACGGGCTACAACCCGGTCCGCGGCGCCAAGGTGATCGCCCATGCCCGGAGGTTCCTCGACACCCATTTCCCCCTCGCCGCCGGCAGCCATGCCGACGCGACCGGCTACTCCGTCGTCGACGGGGCCTTGGTCGTCGGACTCGGCGACACCAGCTCGGGGCTCGCCGACACCACGCAGTTCGTCGGCCACAGCGGCGACGCCGCCGACCCGGCGTCGATCCTCGTGCGCAAGCACGGCCTCCACGCCGACATCCGCATCGACCGCACCGACCGCATCGGCAAGGACGACGCCGCCGGTGTTGCCGACATCGACCTCGAGTCGGCCGTCTCGACGATCATGGACTGCGAAGACTCGGTCAGCGCGGTCGACGCCGACGACAAGGTCGTCGTCTACCGCCACTGGCTCGGCCTGATGAAGGGCGATCTCGTCGCCACCTTCCCGAAGGGCGGACAGACCCTCGAGCGCCGGCTCAACGCCGACCGCGCCTACACCGCCGCCGACGGGTCCGAGCTCGTGCTGCAGGGCCGTTCACTCATGCTCGTGCGCAACGTCGGCCATCACCTCACCACCGACGCGGTCACCCACGACGGCGAACCGATCGCCGAGACCATCCTCGACGCGATGGTCACCGCGCTCGCCGCAAAACACGACCTGCTCGGCCACGGCGCCTTCCGCAACAGCCGCACCGGATCGATCTACATCGTGAAGCCGAAGATGCACGGCCCCGACGAGGTGGCCTGGGCCTGCGAGCTGTTCGGCCGCGTCGAGGACGCCCTCGGGCTCGAGCGTCACACCATGAAGATGGGGATCATGGACGAGGAGCGCCGCACGTCGCTCAACCTCGCCGCAGCGATCGAGCAGGCCGCCGACCGGGTCGTGTTCATCAACACCGGCTTCCTCGACCGCACCGGCGACGAGATCCACACCGACATGGAGGCCGGCCCCGTCCTTCCCAAGGGCGAGATGAAGGGTGCGACCTGGCTCCTGGCCTACGAGGACGCCAACGTCGACACCGGCCTCGCCTGCGGTCTGCAGAACCGCGCCCAGATCGGCAAGGGCATGTGGGCGAAACCCTCGGAGATGGCCGAGATGGTCGAGACGAAGGTCGGCCACCCGTCGGCCGGGGCAACGTGCGCGTGGGTCCCCTCGCCCACCGCGGCGACCCTGCACGCCACGCACTACTTCGACGTCAACGTCGCCGCCCGTCAGGAGGAGCTCCTCTCGCGAACCCCGCGGCCGATCGAGGAACTCACCGCGATCCCGCTGCTCGACCGAGACCTCACCGCCGAGCAGATCCAGACCGAGCTCGACAACAACAGCCAGTCGATCCTCGGCTACATCGTGCGCTGGGTCGGCATCGGTGTCGGCTGCTCGACCGTGCCCGACATCGAGGACGTCGGCCTCATGGAGGACCTCGCCACGCTGCGGATCTCCAGCCAGCACGTCGCCAACTGGCTGCACCACGGTGTGCTCACCGAGGCGCAGGTCCGCGAGACGATGGGCCGCATGGCCGCGATCGTCGACAAGCAGAACGCCGACGACGCCGACTACCACCCGATGGCCACCGACCTGGAGCACAGCATCCCGTTCCAGGCCGCACTCGAGCTCGTGCTCGGCGGGCGTGACGAGCACAACGGTTACACCGAACGCATCCTGCGCAAGAACCGTCGGGCCATGAAGGCGAGCCTCACCGCATAG